One Oceanicoccus sagamiensis genomic region harbors:
- the flgJ gene encoding flagellar assembly peptidoglycan hydrolase FlgJ → MINTSNANVGADSYTDLANLNSITQLGKTDKGQALGKIAEQFESMMVRMMMKSMRSANSVFAEGNFLSSKEGDMYQDMFDDQIALSLSQGRGMGIAEVMVRQLNQRFGSEEKAIAAGSLQEYLNKRNNYSGFIPGLESAKAAASDTNEQLAAKPVAMEFDGSRESFISQVYGMAKQAAEKLGIAPEALIAQAGLETGWGKKITSIGEKSSFNLFNIKADKRWQGDSVTVQTLEVRQGIPTKEYAAFRSYESPKQSFDDYVEFISNSPRYEKARQANDSESYIRALEEAGYATDPQYSEKIIRILNSPEMKNAVQHAVTSQPIAMASH, encoded by the coding sequence GTGATCAATACCAGCAATGCCAATGTCGGCGCCGATTCATACACAGATCTGGCCAACCTGAACTCGATTACCCAGTTGGGTAAAACAGACAAGGGTCAGGCTCTGGGAAAAATTGCCGAGCAATTTGAATCCATGATGGTGCGCATGATGATGAAGAGCATGCGTTCTGCCAATAGTGTATTTGCTGAAGGTAACTTTCTGAGCAGTAAAGAAGGCGATATGTATCAGGATATGTTTGATGACCAGATCGCCTTATCGCTGTCACAGGGTAGGGGTATGGGCATTGCCGAAGTCATGGTCCGTCAGTTGAATCAACGTTTTGGCAGTGAAGAAAAAGCTATTGCCGCTGGTAGCCTGCAAGAATATTTAAATAAACGTAATAATTACAGTGGCTTTATTCCCGGCCTTGAGTCAGCTAAAGCGGCGGCCAGTGATACCAATGAGCAATTAGCGGCCAAGCCCGTTGCGATGGAATTTGATGGCAGTAGAGAATCCTTTATTAGCCAGGTTTATGGCATGGCAAAACAGGCGGCAGAAAAATTAGGTATTGCGCCCGAAGCGTTAATTGCACAAGCGGGCCTTGAAACCGGTTGGGGCAAAAAAATCACCAGCATTGGTGAGAAGAGCAGTTTTAATTTATTCAATATTAAAGCGGACAAACGCTGGCAGGGCGATAGCGTGACGGTGCAAACGCTGGAAGTTCGACAGGGTATACCGACCAAAGAATATGCAGCTTTTAGATCCTATGAGTCGCCGAAGCAAAGCTTTGATGACTATGTAGAGTTTATTAGCAATAGCCCCCGTTATGAAAAAGCGCGTCAGGCGAATGATTCTGAATCGTATATTCGCGCGTTGGAAGAGGCCGGCTATGCCACCGATCCACAGTACAGTGAAAAAATTATTCGTATTCTCAATAGCCCAGAAATGAAAAACGCTGTTCAGCATGCAGTTACTAGCCAACCCATAGCCATGGCTAGTCATTAA
- the flgB gene encoding flagellar basal body rod protein FlgB, producing the protein MAISFNSALGIHEKALHVRAKRAEVLANNLTHANTPGFKARDIDFKSILRNQMGSGSMNIAATNSRHFGAGGADMVNPQLLYRTPLQPSLDGNTVEEQVEMSRFAQNTMDFQASFQMLNGKFKGLKNAIKGDV; encoded by the coding sequence ATGGCAATCAGTTTTAACAGTGCATTAGGTATTCACGAAAAAGCCCTGCATGTTCGGGCCAAGCGGGCAGAAGTACTGGCGAATAACCTGACCCATGCCAATACCCCCGGCTTTAAAGCCCGCGACATCGATTTTAAAAGCATCCTGAGAAACCAGATGGGTAGCGGCAGTATGAATATAGCGGCTACCAACAGCCGCCACTTTGGTGCCGGTGGTGCCGATATGGTGAACCCGCAATTGCTATACCGGACTCCGCTACAGCCTTCACTGGATGGCAACACCGTTGAAGAACAGGTTGAAATGAGTCGCTTCGCCCAAAATACCATGGATTTTCAAGCCAGCTTCCAAATGCTAAACGGAAAATTCAAAGGCTTAAAGAATGCCATTAAAGGAGACGTTTAA
- the flgK gene encoding flagellar hook-associated protein FlgK, with protein sequence MSLLGIGVSGLNISQTSLQVTGNNIANADQPSYSRQRVEVATLPEQLQGSGFIGAGAIVNDIGRVVDQFLINQIQLDTASFNNLNIFTTNIDQLDTLLADDFSGLGPAIGNFFAAIEASAQDPTSEPARQVVISEAEGLAQRINTLSSRVLQQSDSVNDQVTSLTTQVSTLASGIAALNTSIQEEIGRAGGAEPNQLLDQRDELLRQLSELVSVTTVDNDNSLSVFIGNGLPLVVGGDASQLGTTISRKESGNVEVSFIDQNGVEQEITEFVSGGKLGGLLEFRDEIVVEVINSLGRLAIGLADALNQQNSLGVDLDGNLGGGIFRDINDGDIPGQRVIVDSANSDPENQVMAVNITDISQLTTSDYILVVTDLDGDADPDYQVIRSSDGVEVYSASGNGGAETINFGDGFDIDIDAATPSSLELGDRLYIRPTRSGGSDMAVEISRVQELAYGVPIVTDAKSGNTGQGVISSGTVLDLVDDTAFNFAAPAALPLANPVYSSPGVLSGEVLVVFTSATDYTVYANSDATAPELLFSDTIVPGQANDLFSNNPGDANYIGFQAEISGFPDDGDEFTFDFNANGSSDNRNAVALGQVRTNDILDGGSTNFENAYGSLIEEIGTKTAQSQISRDAAQSLLFQSQANRDSMSGVNLDEEAANLIKFEQSYNASAQIITIARQIFDTLLGILR encoded by the coding sequence ATGTCATTATTAGGTATAGGTGTTAGCGGCCTGAATATTAGCCAAACCTCATTGCAGGTGACGGGTAATAATATTGCTAACGCAGATCAACCCAGTTATAGCCGCCAGCGAGTGGAAGTGGCCACCTTGCCTGAGCAATTACAGGGCAGTGGTTTTATCGGTGCTGGCGCGATTGTTAACGATATTGGTCGTGTGGTTGACCAGTTTTTGATAAACCAAATTCAACTGGATACCGCCAGCTTTAATAATCTGAATATTTTTACCACCAATATAGACCAACTGGATACCTTGCTGGCGGATGACTTTAGTGGGTTGGGTCCAGCTATTGGAAACTTTTTTGCGGCGATTGAGGCCAGCGCTCAGGACCCTACCTCAGAACCTGCCCGGCAGGTTGTGATTAGTGAGGCCGAAGGTCTTGCCCAGCGTATTAATACTTTGAGCTCTCGGGTGCTACAACAATCCGATTCGGTAAACGATCAAGTGACTTCACTGACCACTCAGGTATCGACACTGGCTTCGGGTATTGCAGCACTCAATACCTCTATTCAGGAAGAAATTGGCCGTGCTGGCGGGGCAGAACCCAACCAACTATTAGATCAACGGGATGAGTTACTGCGGCAGTTATCGGAATTGGTTTCGGTGACTACAGTGGATAACGATAACTCCCTCAGTGTTTTTATCGGTAATGGTTTGCCTCTGGTCGTTGGCGGTGATGCGTCACAGCTCGGCACTACCATTAGTAGAAAAGAAAGTGGCAATGTTGAGGTCTCGTTTATTGACCAGAATGGTGTAGAGCAAGAGATTACGGAATTTGTCTCGGGCGGCAAGCTGGGTGGTTTATTAGAATTTCGTGATGAGATTGTGGTTGAAGTCATTAATTCTCTGGGGCGTTTGGCCATTGGTTTGGCGGATGCCTTAAACCAGCAAAATTCGCTGGGCGTCGACCTCGATGGCAATCTGGGGGGAGGTATTTTCAGGGATATCAATGATGGCGATATTCCCGGCCAACGGGTTATTGTGGATTCCGCCAACTCTGATCCTGAGAATCAGGTGATGGCGGTCAATATTACCGATATCAGTCAGCTGACCACCAGTGACTATATTTTAGTGGTGACTGACCTTGATGGCGATGCCGACCCTGATTATCAGGTGATCCGCAGTAGTGACGGCGTTGAGGTTTACAGTGCCAGTGGTAATGGCGGTGCAGAAACTATCAATTTTGGCGATGGTTTTGACATTGATATTGATGCCGCTACGCCGTCTAGTTTAGAGCTTGGTGACCGCCTTTATATTCGCCCGACCCGCAGTGGCGGCAGCGATATGGCCGTGGAAATTTCTCGTGTGCAGGAACTGGCCTACGGCGTGCCCATTGTTACCGATGCAAAAAGTGGTAATACCGGGCAGGGTGTCATCAGTTCAGGCACGGTGCTGGATTTGGTTGATGATACGGCTTTTAACTTTGCAGCACCTGCCGCGTTGCCACTGGCAAACCCGGTGTATTCATCGCCGGGTGTATTGTCCGGTGAAGTGTTGGTGGTCTTTACCTCGGCAACCGATTACACCGTCTATGCCAATTCAGATGCGACTGCGCCGGAGTTATTATTTTCTGACACGATTGTACCCGGGCAGGCCAATGACCTTTTTTCCAATAACCCTGGCGATGCCAACTATATTGGCTTCCAGGCGGAGATAAGTGGTTTTCCGGATGATGGCGATGAGTTTACCTTTGACTTTAATGCTAACGGCTCTTCAGATAACCGCAATGCGGTGGCCTTAGGTCAGGTCAGAACTAATGATATTCTCGATGGTGGTTCTACTAACTTTGAAAATGCCTACGGCAGCCTGATTGAGGAAATAGGGACCAAAACAGCACAGTCGCAGATCAGCCGCGATGCTGCACAGTCCCTGTTATTTCAATCTCAGGCTAATCGGGATTCCATGTCGGGGGTGAATCTCGATGAAGAGGCCGCCAACCTGATCAAGTTTGAGCAGTCTTATAATGCGTCGGCGCAGATTATTACTATCGCCCGGCAAATTTTCGATACCTTGTTAGGTATCTTGCGTTAA
- a CDS encoding flagellar hook assembly protein FlgD: protein MTDSISTGLLSDISVQEKYGSSTIGKEKQELGQDVFLELMVTQMQNQNPLDPQENSEFVAQLAQFSSVEGLDKLNNTMDNFVGSFQSNQALQASAMVGRFVKVDSDTSYLGNDGLIAGTIDLTQSTNDLKVKVFNSDGEQVAEEMMGENAAGPIPFAWDGSDGQGNQLPAGYYTFEVTANYGGNPVRLNTALSHNVDSVSVGANGAISLNIAGAGTRSMAEIREIL from the coding sequence ATGACAGACTCAATTAGCACAGGCCTACTTAGCGATATTTCCGTACAGGAAAAATATGGCTCCAGTACGATTGGCAAAGAAAAGCAAGAACTGGGGCAGGATGTTTTCCTGGAACTGATGGTGACGCAAATGCAAAACCAAAACCCACTAGACCCGCAGGAAAACAGTGAGTTTGTTGCCCAGTTGGCCCAGTTTAGTTCCGTTGAAGGCCTGGATAAGCTGAATAACACCATGGATAACTTTGTGGGCTCTTTTCAGTCGAACCAGGCATTGCAAGCATCGGCGATGGTCGGGCGTTTTGTCAAAGTGGACTCGGACACATCTTATCTGGGTAATGACGGCTTAATTGCCGGAACCATTGATTTAACCCAAAGCACCAATGACCTGAAAGTGAAGGTGTTTAACTCAGACGGTGAGCAAGTCGCCGAGGAAATGATGGGTGAAAATGCCGCGGGTCCAATACCCTTTGCCTGGGATGGTAGTGACGGTCAGGGTAATCAATTACCCGCCGGTTACTACACCTTTGAAGTGACTGCCAACTACGGCGGTAACCCGGTTCGATTAAATACTGCTCTCAGTCATAACGTCGATAGCGTGAGTGTGGGGGCCAACGGTGCCATCAGCTTAAATATTGCGGGTGCTGGTACTAGATCCATGGCCGAAATCAGAGAAATTTTATAG
- the flgG gene encoding flagellar basal-body rod protein FlgG, with the protein MNQSLWISKTGLSAQDTRLATISNNLANAATVGFKRDDVVFEDLLYQIRRQPGAQSSQNTQLPSGLQVGTGVRVIGTQKEFSPGSMQITDKPLDMAIVGRGFFEILLPDGSAAYTRNGQFQINADGAIVTARGLELQPSITVPEDAQTISISSDGIVEATIAGQPAAQNLGTLTITNFVNPTGLQAIGSNMYTETAASGSPSTGTPGNQGLGSIEQGSLENSNVDVVEELVSMITTQRTYEMNSKVISTADQMLQYISQNL; encoded by the coding sequence ATGAATCAGTCATTATGGATTAGTAAAACCGGCTTAAGTGCACAAGATACTCGCCTGGCCACCATATCCAATAACCTGGCCAATGCTGCCACCGTAGGTTTTAAACGCGACGATGTGGTGTTTGAAGATTTGCTGTATCAAATCCGCCGCCAGCCAGGTGCACAGTCTTCGCAAAATACTCAGCTACCCTCGGGTTTGCAGGTCGGAACCGGTGTACGAGTGATTGGTACCCAGAAAGAATTTTCTCCGGGCAGTATGCAAATTACCGATAAGCCTTTGGATATGGCGATTGTTGGTCGAGGCTTTTTCGAAATACTTTTACCAGATGGCAGTGCGGCCTATACCCGTAATGGCCAATTCCAGATTAATGCCGATGGTGCGATCGTAACAGCCCGTGGTTTGGAGTTGCAGCCCAGCATTACGGTACCAGAGGATGCGCAAACTATTTCAATCAGCTCCGACGGTATTGTGGAAGCCACGATTGCAGGTCAGCCCGCCGCGCAAAATTTAGGCACCTTAACCATAACCAACTTTGTTAACCCCACGGGTTTACAAGCTATCGGTTCCAATATGTATACCGAAACAGCGGCCAGTGGTTCGCCTTCTACCGGTACTCCCGGTAATCAGGGTTTAGGGAGTATTGAGCAGGGTTCATTAGAAAACTCCAATGTCGATGTGGTTGAAGAGCTGGTGAGTATGATTACCACCCAGCGCACCTACGAAATGAATTCCAAAGTGATTTCAACAGCAGACCAGATGCTGCAATACATCTCGCAGAATCTATAG
- the flgC gene encoding flagellar basal body rod protein FlgC, which yields MSLNSVFDIAGMGMSAQSIRLNTTASNLANAQAADSNASQVYRARHPVFETMRRDMMNNDYMSMNPMASDSAMGVRVSGIVESDEPLERKYEPSHLKADKDGYVYYPNVNMVEEMADMVSASRSFQINVEVMNSAKTMMQRVLTLGQ from the coding sequence ATGTCACTTAACAGTGTATTTGATATTGCTGGCATGGGTATGTCAGCCCAAAGTATTCGCCTGAACACCACGGCGAGTAACCTTGCCAATGCCCAGGCCGCTGACAGTAATGCCAGCCAGGTTTACCGTGCCCGTCACCCGGTTTTTGAAACCATGCGCCGGGACATGATGAATAACGACTATATGTCGATGAACCCAATGGCCAGTGATTCTGCCATGGGGGTTCGGGTTAGCGGTATCGTCGAGTCTGACGAGCCCCTCGAGCGTAAATATGAGCCCAGCCATTTAAAGGCCGACAAAGACGGCTATGTTTATTATCCCAACGTCAATATGGTCGAAGAGATGGCGGATATGGTGTCGGCTTCTCGCTCCTTCCAAATTAATGTTGAAGTGATGAACTCAGCAAAAACCATGATGCAGCGCGTGCTGACATTAGGGCAGTAA
- a CDS encoding flagellar basal body rod protein FlgF, whose translation MDKAVYIAMASGQNIMAAQAIHANNLANANTNGFQADFAQARSLGVYYGEGLSTRAYSRSENPGTDFQRGSLNETGRDLDMAVEGDGWISIQAPDGTEAFTRAGSLKLDPNGQLLTANNLPVMGNGGPIALPPADKVTLGADGTITIQPAGQPADVLATVDRIKLVKPDEAELVKGKDGLIRRRDGQEQVPDASIRLQSGFVETSNVNAVDELTSIMALARQFEVNVKMMKMIEENSSAVAQVLRAQ comes from the coding sequence ATGGATAAGGCAGTATATATCGCCATGGCTAGCGGCCAGAATATTATGGCCGCTCAGGCAATACATGCGAATAACCTGGCCAATGCCAATACCAATGGCTTTCAGGCAGATTTTGCTCAGGCCCGGTCACTGGGTGTGTATTACGGTGAGGGGCTTAGTACGCGTGCCTATTCCCGTTCAGAAAACCCCGGTACCGATTTCCAGCGTGGCTCATTAAATGAGACGGGTCGGGATTTGGATATGGCGGTGGAAGGTGATGGCTGGATTTCAATTCAGGCACCAGATGGTACCGAAGCGTTTACTCGTGCCGGCTCATTAAAGCTTGACCCCAACGGGCAGCTATTAACAGCCAATAACCTACCTGTTATGGGCAATGGTGGTCCTATTGCTTTACCCCCCGCTGACAAAGTCACCCTGGGTGCTGATGGCACGATCACCATTCAGCCCGCCGGTCAGCCCGCGGATGTGTTAGCGACCGTTGACCGCATTAAGCTGGTTAAGCCCGATGAGGCTGAACTGGTTAAAGGCAAAGATGGTTTGATTCGTCGCCGTGATGGCCAGGAGCAGGTGCCAGACGCGAGCATTCGTTTGCAGTCCGGTTTTGTAGAAACCAGTAACGTCAATGCCGTGGATGAATTAACCAGCATTATGGCTTTGGCCAGGCAGTTCGAGGTCAATGTCAAAATGATGAAAATGATCGAAGAGAATTCCAGTGCTGTAGCGCAAGTCTTACGCGCGCAGTAA
- a CDS encoding CheR family methyltransferase, with the protein MVASSPADYQVFRDFLEDACGILLGENKQYLVSSRLSKLMAEHDIETLSDLVKSISQISNRRLKDKVVDAMTTNETLWFRDTHPFDIFKNRLLPEYQDGRKGAFRIWCAACSSGQEPYSLSMLTEEYRAAKMGSLKNPVEIVATDLSPSMLEQCKLGEYDSLSLGRGLSPERLKRFFDQADGGVWRVKPELRKPIKFSTRNLLDSFATMGKFDVVFCRNVLIYFSADLKLDILRRIHASLRPGGYLVLGASEGLSGVKDYYEMVQCHPGIIYRAI; encoded by the coding sequence ATGGTTGCTAGCTCACCAGCGGATTATCAAGTCTTTCGGGATTTTCTTGAGGATGCCTGTGGTATTTTGCTGGGTGAAAATAAGCAGTATCTGGTTTCCAGTCGTCTGAGCAAATTAATGGCTGAGCACGATATTGAAACACTCAGTGACTTAGTGAAAAGCATCAGTCAGATTTCCAATCGGCGCCTTAAAGATAAGGTGGTCGATGCCATGACGACCAATGAAACCTTGTGGTTCCGCGATACTCACCCCTTTGACATCTTTAAGAACCGCTTACTGCCTGAATATCAAGATGGGCGCAAGGGTGCTTTCCGTATCTGGTGTGCGGCCTGTTCCTCCGGTCAGGAGCCTTATTCCTTAAGTATGTTAACGGAGGAATACCGCGCTGCAAAAATGGGTAGTTTAAAAAACCCGGTTGAAATCGTGGCGACGGATCTGTCACCGTCTATGTTGGAGCAGTGCAAACTCGGCGAATACGATAGTCTGTCGCTGGGCCGAGGCCTCAGCCCGGAGCGTTTAAAACGTTTCTTCGACCAGGCCGATGGTGGTGTCTGGCGAGTTAAGCCTGAGCTGCGTAAGCCCATTAAGTTCTCTACCAGAAACCTGTTGGACAGCTTTGCTACCATGGGCAAATTTGATGTGGTGTTCTGCCGCAATGTGTTGATTTATTTTTCAGCTGACCTAAAGCTGGATATCCTGCGCCGTATTCACGCCAGCCTGCGACCCGGTGGTTATCTGGTGTTGGGGGCTTCTGAAGGCTTGTCGGGGGTGAAGGACTATTATGAAATGGTTCAGTGCCATCCCGGTATTATCTACCGCGCGATCTAA
- the flgH gene encoding flagellar basal body L-ring protein FlgH → MNMFIRHSLLVMVTAMLGACTIGPEPLPDDPAYAPVIPASTEIPQPNRGGIYRPNFSVALFEDRRATRVGDIISVILSERTQSSKSADTEITKENDISFEAGNILGVPPSLGDYNLQTEVSQNRELTGEASSDQSNSLSGSIAVTVSEILPNGLMVVRGEKWMTFNRGEEFIRIRGLIRQEDVQPDNTILSTRLADARITYSGTGDLADANKQGWGSRFFNSEYWPF, encoded by the coding sequence ATGAATATGTTTATTCGACACAGTCTTTTAGTCATGGTCACAGCGATGCTGGGAGCCTGCACTATTGGTCCGGAGCCGTTGCCCGATGATCCGGCTTATGCGCCAGTTATCCCTGCGTCTACCGAAATACCACAGCCTAATCGCGGTGGTATTTACCGCCCTAATTTCTCTGTGGCTTTATTTGAAGACCGCCGCGCCACACGGGTAGGGGATATTATTTCCGTAATCCTGAGTGAGCGAACCCAGTCGAGTAAAAGTGCTGATACCGAGATTACCAAAGAGAACGATATCTCGTTTGAAGCCGGCAATATCTTGGGTGTTCCGCCCAGTTTAGGTGACTACAACTTACAAACTGAAGTCAGCCAGAACCGCGAGCTAACCGGAGAAGCCTCCAGCGATCAAAGCAATAGTTTAAGCGGTAGCATCGCAGTGACGGTTTCTGAAATTCTTCCTAACGGTTTAATGGTGGTGCGCGGCGAAAAATGGATGACGTTTAATCGCGGCGAAGAATTTATTCGCATCCGCGGTTTAATTCGGCAGGAAGATGTACAGCCGGACAATACCATTCTATCAACCCGTTTGGCGGATGCAAGAATTACCTATAGCGGTACTGGCGACCTGGCCGATGCGAATAAGCAGGGTTGGGGTTCACGTTTCTTTAACAGCGAATACTGGCCGTTTTAA
- a CDS encoding flagellar hook protein FlgE has translation MTFNTALSGLRAANTDLEVTGNNIANASTTGFKRSRAEFGDVYANSLVGSGNNQAGSGVLVNAIAQQFDQGNVSFTDNSLDLAINGTGFFILADVSGATTFTRAGYFGLDESGYITNNGGSRLQGFLPTGSGTGVGGTPDDLQVQVGDLPPAATGQVDLLFNLDARDDSPLVTTFDPNDADTFNSSTSLTIFDSRGQSHVLSTYYVKSPFEDNVWNMYNYIPNGDGNLQNVIGAGSVSGAEEALATAANTAGQAALTAVGVAETDAVTSAGAFSAANALAVTDSLELAQAALIAARDAATTTNSFNEYQAALDSINTALGLGTGPVNGGFQDALNVTEAQAILDEINSNNPNALALATAAATTSADISAAKTAGLTVPYFELTFGTDGTLQSSDPATLNIDNWNPEGANQSSSDGSTVTASDFIVDIGTSTQFGSDFAVATVDQDGFATGQLSGLEINNTGEVFARYTNGEALILGQVAMASFANEQGLSPQGDTSWAQSFESGEPVVGAPLTSTLGAIQSGALEESNVDLSEELVRLIVAQRNFQANAKTIETADTVTQAIINIR, from the coding sequence ATGACTTTTAATACCGCACTCAGTGGACTTCGTGCTGCTAACACGGATTTGGAAGTAACCGGTAATAACATTGCCAACGCCAGTACTACCGGTTTTAAACGCTCACGTGCAGAGTTTGGTGATGTCTACGCCAACTCACTGGTGGGTAGCGGCAATAATCAGGCGGGTAGTGGTGTGTTGGTGAATGCAATCGCGCAACAGTTTGACCAGGGTAATGTGTCGTTTACCGATAACAGTCTGGATTTAGCGATTAACGGTACCGGCTTTTTTATTCTGGCGGATGTGTCGGGTGCCACCACCTTTACTCGGGCCGGTTATTTTGGTTTGGATGAGTCAGGCTATATCACCAATAATGGCGGTTCACGGTTGCAGGGCTTTTTGCCAACAGGGTCGGGAACGGGTGTTGGTGGTACGCCGGATGATTTACAGGTTCAGGTAGGGGATTTACCTCCGGCAGCAACAGGTCAGGTAGACTTATTATTTAACCTCGATGCCAGAGATGATAGCCCACTGGTAACTACCTTTGACCCGAATGATGCGGATACCTTTAATAGCTCAACCTCACTAACGATTTTTGATAGCCGTGGTCAGTCCCATGTGCTGTCAACCTATTATGTAAAGTCTCCCTTCGAAGATAATGTTTGGAATATGTATAACTATATTCCTAATGGCGATGGTAATTTACAAAATGTCATTGGGGCCGGTTCTGTTAGTGGGGCAGAAGAGGCGCTTGCAACTGCAGCCAATACCGCAGGTCAGGCGGCATTAACAGCGGTGGGCGTTGCTGAAACCGATGCAGTGACTTCGGCGGGTGCCTTTTCCGCTGCTAATGCTCTGGCAGTGACTGATTCATTGGAACTGGCTCAAGCTGCATTAATAGCAGCGAGGGATGCTGCGACCACCACTAACTCTTTTAATGAGTATCAGGCAGCATTGGATTCTATTAATACTGCCCTGGGGCTGGGTACAGGGCCTGTCAATGGCGGGTTTCAGGATGCTTTGAATGTGACGGAGGCTCAGGCTATTCTGGATGAGATCAATTCCAATAACCCCAACGCTCTGGCCTTGGCGACAGCGGCAGCTACTACCTCTGCGGATATCAGTGCCGCAAAAACAGCCGGGCTTACAGTCCCCTATTTTGAACTGACCTTTGGTACAGATGGTACTTTACAAAGTTCAGACCCAGCGACATTAAATATTGATAACTGGAACCCCGAAGGTGCTAATCAGTCTTCATCAGATGGCTCCACCGTAACAGCCTCTGACTTTATTGTCGATATAGGCACTTCCACTCAGTTCGGTAGTGATTTTGCCGTAGCTACGGTTGACCAGGACGGTTTTGCCACTGGTCAGCTAAGTGGTTTGGAGATTAATAATACCGGTGAAGTCTTTGCCCGCTATACCAATGGTGAAGCTCTGATTCTTGGTCAGGTGGCGATGGCTTCATTTGCCAATGAGCAGGGTTTAAGCCCGCAGGGCGATACCTCATGGGCGCAGTCCTTTGAGTCCGGTGAGCCCGTCGTAGGTGCGCCACTAACCAGTACTCTGGGTGCCATCCAGTCCGGTGCACTGGAAGAGTCCAACGTGGATTTATCCGAAGAACTGGTACGCTTGATTGTTGCCCAGCGTAACTTCCAGGCCAATGCCAAGACGATCGAAACGGCTGATACGGTAACCCAGGCGATAATCAATATCCGTTAA
- a CDS encoding flagellar basal body P-ring protein FlgI yields the protein MLLSTTTLSVHAERLKDIADIAGVRDNPLIGYGLVVGLDGTGDQTTQTPFTSQSFRSMLQQLGIQIPEGESFQLKNVAAVTVHATLPPFAKPGQNIDVQVSSIGNSKSLRGGSLLMSPLKGADGQVYAIAQGELVVGGFGAEGADGSSVTVNIPSAGRIPNGAIVERMIANSFSTGTHLTFNLNRADFTTARRVAESINELLGPDVARAADAASIHVTAPRDPNQRVSFMSLLENVEVDPGKAPARVIINSRTGTIVVGEHVRVRAGAVTHGSLTVTITSTAQVSQPNALAGGRTVVVPQTDVSVSQEANRMFAFEATTTLNELVRAVNEVGAAPGDLMAILEALKQAGALQADLIVI from the coding sequence ATGCTGTTATCGACCACAACCTTGTCGGTCCATGCGGAGCGGCTTAAAGATATTGCCGATATTGCCGGTGTGCGTGATAACCCCTTGATTGGTTATGGGCTGGTAGTGGGTTTGGACGGTACCGGTGATCAAACGACACAGACACCCTTTACCTCCCAATCCTTCCGTTCTATGTTGCAACAGTTGGGCATCCAGATCCCGGAAGGTGAATCATTCCAACTGAAAAATGTCGCGGCAGTTACCGTGCATGCCACCTTGCCGCCCTTTGCCAAGCCCGGTCAGAATATTGATGTTCAGGTCTCATCCATTGGTAACTCAAAAAGTTTGCGCGGCGGCAGCTTATTGATGTCGCCGCTGAAAGGCGCCGATGGTCAGGTTTATGCGATTGCCCAGGGTGAATTAGTGGTTGGCGGTTTTGGTGCTGAAGGGGCTGATGGCTCCAGTGTTACCGTTAATATCCCCAGTGCCGGTCGTATCCCGAATGGCGCTATTGTTGAGCGTATGATTGCTAACAGTTTTTCAACCGGTACCCATCTAACCTTTAACTTAAACCGAGCTGATTTCACCACCGCTCGTCGAGTCGCTGAAAGCATTAATGAATTGCTAGGCCCTGATGTGGCGCGCGCAGCAGATGCAGCCTCTATTCATGTAACAGCACCAAGAGACCCTAATCAACGAGTTTCGTTTATGTCGTTGTTAGAAAACGTGGAGGTCGACCCCGGCAAAGCGCCTGCCAGAGTCATTATAAATTCCCGCACCGGCACCATTGTAGTCGGCGAACATGTTCGGGTACGCGCCGGAGCAGTTACCCACGGCAGCCTAACAGTCACCATTACCAGTACCGCACAGGTTAGCCAACCTAATGCTTTGGCGGGAGGCAGGACCGTGGTGGTGCCACAGACCGATGTTAGTGTGTCGCAAGAAGCCAACCGTATGTTTGCCTTTGAAGCCACTACCACACTTAACGAATTGGTTAGAGCTGTTAATGAAGTGGGCGCAGCGCCAGGCGATTTAATGGCGATTCTGGAAGCCTTAAAACAAGCCGGCGCCTTACAAGCCGACCTGATCGTGATTTAA